The following proteins are encoded in a genomic region of Corylus avellana chromosome ca4, CavTom2PMs-1.0:
- the LOC132177800 gene encoding 5-oxoprolinase 1 — translation MGSFNEGKLRFCIDRGGTFTDVYAEIPGQHDGRVLKLLSVDPSNYDDAPIEGIRRILEEFTGERIPRSSKIPTDRIEWIRMGTTVATNALLERKGERIALCVTRGFRDLLQIGNQARPSIFDLTVSKPSNLYEEVIEVDERIELVRDEEESSASASLVTRGVSGELVRVVKPLNEDALKPLLKGLLEKGIRCLAVVLMHSYTYPQHELALEKLATSLGFRHVSLSSALTPMVRAVPRGLTASVDAYLTPVIKEYLSGFISKFDEGLGKVNVLFMQSDGGLAPESRFSGHKAVLSGPAGGVVGYSQTLFSLETDKPLIGFDMGGTSTDVSRYAGSYEQVLETQIAGAIIQAPQLDINTVAAGGGSKLKFKFGAFRVGPESVGAHPGPVCYRKGGELAVTDANLVLGLVIPDYFPSIFGPNEDLPLDIKATREEFEKLAREVNSYRKSQDPSAKGMTVEEIAMGFVNVANETMCRPIRQLTEMKGHETRNHALACFGGAGPQHACAIARSLGMKEVLIHRFCGILSAYGMGLADVVEEAQEPYSAVYGPESVLEASRRESVLLKQVKLKLQEQGFREENITTETYLNLRYEGTDTAIMVKKQIAEDGSASDYALEFVKLFQQEYGFKLQNRNILICDVRGRGIGVTNILKPLDLEPISGVPKVEGHYKVYFGNGWHDTSLFKLENLGHGHVLSGPSIIMNGNSTVIVEPNCRAIITKYGNIKIELESTSKTMKVEEKVADVVQLSIFNHRFMGIAEQMGRTLQRTSISTNIKERLDFSCALFGPDGGLVANAPHVPVHLGAMSSTVQWQLNYWGDNLNEGDVLVTNHPCAGGSHLPDITVITPVFDNGRLVFFVASRGHHAEIGGITPGSMPPFSKSIWEEGAAIKAFKLVKRGIFQEEGIVKLLQFPCSAEAVHKIPGTRRLQDNLSDLRAQVAANRRGISLIKELIEQYGLETVQAYMTYVQQNAEEAVREMLKSVATRVSSQSSKLGDGNSVSIEEEDYMDDGSVIHLKLTIDSGKGEAIFDFSGTSPEVYGNWNAPEAVTAAAVIYCLRCLVDVDIPLNQGCLAPVKIHIPAGSFLSPSDKAAVVGGNVLTSQRITDVVLTAFQACACSQGCMNNLTFGDDTFGYYETIGGGSGAGPSWDGTSGVQCHMTNTRMTDPEIFEQRYPVLLHKFGLRENSGGTGIHRGGDGLVREIEFRHPVVVSILSERRVHAPRGLKGGKDGARGANYLITKDKRIVYLGGKNTVEVEAGEILQILTPGGGGWGSL, via the coding sequence ATGGGGAGTTTCAATGAAGGGAAACTCAGGTTTTGCATTGACAGAGGGGGAACCTTCACCGATGTTTATGCGGAAATCCCGGGTCAGCATGATGGTCGAGTTTTAAAACTTTTGTCTGTTGATCCATCAAACTATGACGATGCTCCGATTGAAGGTATTCGGAggattcttgaggaatttacgGGGGAGAGAATCCCACGGAGTTCGAAAATACCCACTGATAGGATAGAGTGGATTAGGATGGGTACAACTGTGGCAACAAATGcacttttagaaagaaaaggagaaaggaTTGCTCTGTGTGTGACTCGAGGCTTCCGAGATCTGCTCCAGATTGGTAACCAGGCTCGACCCAGCATCTTTGACCTCACTGTATCAAAACCATCAAATCTGTATGAGGAGGTCATAGAGGTGGATGAGAGAATTGAGCTTGTTCGTGATGAGGAGGAATCATCTGCATCTGCATCGTTAGTTACTAGGGGTGTTTCAGGTGAGCTTGTCAGGGTTGTGAAGCCTCTGAATGAAGATGCTCTAAAGCCTTTACTGAAAGGGTTGTTGGAGAAAGGAATTAGGTGTTTGGCTGTTGTGTTGATGCATTCCTATACTTATCCACAGCATGAATTAGCTTTGGAGAAGTTAGCTACAAGTTTGGGTTTCAGACATGTTTCTTTATCTTCAGCTTTGACTCCCATGGTTCGAGCTGTTCCTAGGGGTCTAACAGCTAGTGTTGATGCATACTTGACCCCAGTTATTAAAGAGTACTTATCAGGTTTCATATCCAAATTTGATGAAGGATTGGGGAAGGTGAATGTTCTGTTTATGCAATCAGATGGAGGACTTGCACCAGAAAGTAGATTTTCAGGGCACAAGGCTGTCTTGTCTGGTCCTGCTGGTGGGGTTGTTGGTTACTCACAGACTCTTTTTAGTCTTGAAACAGACAAGCCCCTTATTGGGTTTGACATGGGTGGTACGTCTACTGATGTGAGCCGCTATGCTGGAAGTTATGAACAAGTTCTGGAAACCCAGATTGCTGGTGCCATAATACAAGCACCGCAGCTTGACATAAACACTGTTGCTGCTGGTGGTGGATCAAAGTTGAAGTTCAAATTTGGAGCTTTCCGAGTGGGACCAGAATCAGTGGGTGCACACCCTGGTCCTGTCTGTTACCGGAAAGGTGGGGAGCTGGCAGTTACAGACGCTAACTTGGTTCTAGGACTTGTAATTCCTGATTATTTCCCATCAATCTTTGGCCCTAACGAGGATCTGCCTCTAGATATCAAGGCAACCAGAGAAGAATTTGAGAAGCTTGCGAGGGAAGTAAACTCTTACAGAAAGAGTCAGGATCCATCTGCAAAGGGCATGACAGTGGAGGAGATTGCAATGGGATTTGTTAATGTTGCTAATGAGACAATGTGTCGTCCAATACGGCAATTAACAGAGATGAAGGGCCATGAAACAAGGAACCATGCTCTTGCTTGCTTTGGAGGTGCTGGGCCTCAGCATGCCTGTGCTATTGCTAGGTCTTTGGGTATGAAAGAAGTACTCATTCACAGGTTCTGTGGGATCTTAAGTGCCTACGGGATGGGATTGGCAGATGTTGTTGAAGAGGCACAGGAGCCATATTCTGCTGTTTATGGTCCGGAATCTGTCCTGGAAGCTTCTCGCAGAGAAAGTGTGTTGCTAAAGCAAGTAAAACTGAAGTTGCAGGAGCAAGGGTTCAGAGAGGAAAACATTACTACTGAGACATATTTGAATTTGAGGTATGAAGGTACAGACACTGCCATCATGGTTAAGAAGCAAATCGCTGAAGACGGATCGGCAAGCGACTATGCTTTGGAATTTGTGAAGCTATTTCAGCAGGAGTATGGATTTAAACTACAAAACAGGAATATCTTAATATGTGATGTGAGAGGTCGTGGTATAGGAGTCACAAATATATTGAAGCCACTGGACCTTGAACCTATTTCTGGTGTTCCTAAAGTTGAAGGCCACTACAAGGTGTACTTTGGGAATGGGTGGCATGATACATCTCTATTCAAGCTTGAGAATTTGGGTCATGGGCATGTCTTGTCTGGTCCTTCAATCATCATGAACGGGAATAGTACTGTTATAGTAGAACCCAATTGTAGAGCTATTATAACCAAATATGGCAATATTAAAATTGAACTTGAGTCTACTTCAAAAACCATGAAGGTAGAGGAAAAAGTTGCAGATGTTGTCCAGCTTTCAATCTTCAATCACAGGTTTATGGGTATAGCTGAACAGATGGGAAGGACCCTACAGAGGACTTCAATATCAACAAATATCAAGGAACGGCTAGATTTCTCATGTGCTCTCTTTGGTCCTGATGGGGGACTTGTCGCCAATGCCCCTCATGTCCCCGTGCACCTAGGGGCTATGTCGAGCACAGTTCAGTGGCAGCTCAACTACTGGGGTGACAATTTGAATGAGGGTGATGTTTTGGTTACTAATCATCCTTGTGCTGGAGGTAGCCATCTTCCTGATATAACTGTTATAACACCTGTTTTTGATAATGGGAGGCTGGTATTCTTTGTGGCAAGCAGAGGGCATCATGCAGAGATTGGAGGTATAACTCCCGGAAGCATGCCACCTTTTTCAAAGTCCATATGGGAAGAAGGGGCTGCCATAAAAGCATTTAAGCTCGTGAAAAGGGGGATTTTTCAAGAAGAAGGAATTGTAAAACTTCTCCAGTTCCCCTGTTCTGCTGAAGCGGTGCATAAGATCCCAGGAACACGCAGGCTTCAAGATAATCTATCGGATCTTCGAGCGCAAGTAGCTGCGAACCGGAGAGGAATTTCCCTTATCAAGGAGCTTATTGAGCAATATGGTTTGGAAACTGTTCAGGCATACATGACGTATGTGCAGCAGAATGCAGAAGAAGCAGTGAGAGAAATGCTTAAGTCGGTTGCTACTAGAGTTTCATCTCAGTCATCTAAGCTTGGAGATGGAAATTCAGTGTCCATTGAAGAAGAGGATTACATGGATGATGGGTCCGTTATTCATTTGAAACTGACAATTGATTCTGGCAAAGGTGAAGCGATTTTTGATTTTAGTGGCACCAGCCCTGAAGTTTATGGGAATTGGAATGCACCAGAAGCAGTAACAGCAGCAGCAGTCATTTACTGCCTTCGCTGTTTGGTGGATGTCGATATTCCTCTAAACCAAGGTTGTCTGGCTCCTGTTAAAATCCATATTCCTGCTGGCTCATTCCTTTCTCCAAGTGATAAGGCTGCCGTGGTAGGAGGTAATGTTCTAACGTCACAGAGAATTACTGATGTAGTGCTTACTGCATTTCAGGCTTGTGCATGTTCACAGGGTTGTATGAATAACCTCACATTTGGGGATGATACTTTTGGCTATTACGAAACAATCGGAGGCGGGAGTGGCGCGGGTCCGAGCTGGGACGGGACCAGTGGAGTCCAATGCCACATGACCAACACCAGAATGACTGATCCAGAGATTTTCGAGCAGAGATATCCAGTTCTTTTGCATAAATTTGGACTTAGAGAGAACAGTGGGGGAACTGGAATTCACAGAGGAGGTGATGGGCTTGTGAGGGAGATTGAGTTTAGGCACCCTGTTGTAGTCAGCATTCTATCAGAGAGGCGTGTTCATGCGCCAAGAGGGTTAAAAGGTGGAAAAGATGGGGCTCGTGGGGCTAACTACCTTATCACCAAAGATAAGCGGATAGTTTACCTTGGAGGTAAAAACACAGTTGAGGTGGAGGCAGGggaaattcttcaaattttaacTCCTGGTGGTGGTGGATGGGGTTCTCTTTGA